The Sorghum bicolor cultivar BTx623 chromosome 6, Sorghum_bicolor_NCBIv3, whole genome shotgun sequence genome contains the following window.
agattccccattACTTAggatacatgcatgaagtattagatatagacgaaaacaaaaattaattgcacagtttgcctataaatcatgagatgaatcttttaaacctagttaatttatgattggataatatttgtcaaataaaaacgaaaatgttataatatcaaaatccgaaatcttttcagaAAACAATGCCTAATTTTGGATGCCAAAATATCCACAATACCCATATGTCTTTGGCTTCCGGCAGGCCAAAATATTCTCAACTAGGGTCGTGTTTAGTTTTCGAAGGGAAAAATTTCGCAACACTgtaacatttttttatttgtttgtgttaattattgttcaaccatggcctaactaggctcaaaagattcgtctcgtaaatttcgaccaaactgtgcaattagtttttatttttgtctacatttaatactccatgtatgcgtctaaagatttgatgtgacagaaaatcttaaaaaattttgagttttggggtggaagtaaacaaggcctaggagttGCTAGATTGAAAGTGCCGCTGCATATATTTCGAATGTGGCTAAAAAAAGGATTCAAGGTGTTTCCAAAACTTACCGTCTCTCTTACCGTCTCTCTATCTCTcttaaaatatttgtgaaacaaACCTCTATTTCTACCAATTTTGAAAAGcagaaagcaaaaaaaaaaggattcaAGGTGTTTCCAAAACTGTTCTGGTTTCACCTATTTGGTTGCCTTTTTCCCCAGCTCAAATACTTATGAGaagcttagagcatctctaagagtttGCTAAATCAACTTGGTATCCATAAAATTTTACCAAAACATGAAAAAAGAgtctccaatagtttggcaaACAAACTTTGCAATTATTCCAACTTACTATAAATCTCTTCCCAGCGCGCAAAGATACGCGCGCGTATACAGCTTGGCAAAGCAGCGGCGTCTCTACTTCGGGCGCGAGGAATTGGGCGGGAGATCGAGGACAGCTGCTGTTGATTGGACTGGGCTAAAATGTCGATCGAGGACAGCTGCTATTGATTGAGGACAACTGCTGTTAATTGGACTTGGACAACTGCTGTAGATTTGGACTTGGACTTGATCAAAAAATTTCAAGTCCGTCGTATCAAATCTTGGATATATTAATGgagcataaaatatagataaaaataaaaaataattatatagtttgtccaTAAAATTTACAAGATGAATCATTTTAACCTAGTTGGTTCATAATTGGACATATATCaagtacaaatgaaagtgccacGGTAGTCAAAGCCAAAAaatcaggaactaaacaaggcctaatacaaATGTGTCCATCACAATAAAAAAATaagttaaaaataaaattattaatTTTGATATGTAGCTAATATAAATCTGAATAATGATGTTAAAAGTGCCAGATGAGGTCTTCTTTCAATTGACATGTGTTTTGTTGTTCCTGATCTTCTTTTCCAAAGGTGTTTACGAGCACGACGCCATCCCGCTTCGTGCCGAAATAGTACCATGTGAAAAAAATAGTTTGtgggtctttttttttttaattttgccaagtcaaaaataccaaactcttggagataggTTGATTTTTTACTTGGCATATGTTTTTGGAAGTTGGCAAATCATAAaatttgccaagtataatttggtaaactcttggagatgctcggcGTGGATCAACACCAGGCGATTCCCCTTTGCCAACCATTATTATACCAAACTTTGAATCAGGAAGCTCCGTTACTTGGGGAATTCCGTTACTTGGAGAATtcagcatggaattagaatctGAGCCTTATACTTGGAGAATtcagcatggaattagaatctGAGCCTTAGGCCTGACATATAACAAAAGTAAGGTATCATGGTATGGCTATGGCTATATGTATGCGCTGACGAAAAACCAAATTCATCCACGCAACACAAGGTAGGATCAAGTTCATGATGTTGCCAAATTCTCTCCTCCAGAGGCTGGCAAGTTGGTGCCCGTGGTTGCTGAGAGATGAGCGGAAGCAGCCTGTCAAGGTTCTCGTCACCGGCGCTGCGGGTACGTTGTAACtatgcccttgtttagttccgaaaaaatttcgaatTTCGCTACCGCAGCAGTttcggttttatttgacaaatattgtttaattataaactaactagaatcaaaagattcgtctcgtaatttacagacaaactgtgtaattagtttttattttcgtctatatttaatgcttcatgcatgtgtcgcaagattcgatgtgacgaagaatcttgaaaactttttggatttcggagtgaactaaacaaggcctattcaGAGCACACGAACCAAACTACAGAGATCAAGACTCTGTACTCTGGAGAACCTGAAACGTGCATTGCTCCTGCAGGGCAGATTGGGTACGCCATAGTCGCCATGATCGCGAGGGGTCTGATGCTTGGGCCAGACCAGCCGGTGGTTCTCCACATGCTGGACCTCCCGAAATCCGCGGAGACTCTGAACGGCGTCAGGATGGAGCTGATCGATGCCGCGTTGCCTCTTCTCAGAGGTGTTCGTCGTTGCATTCGGTGTTCAGCTGCTGTGTCATGTGTGTTGGGTGTTGATCGTTCGCCGTTGTGTGCGTTGTTGCAGGTGTCGTGGCAACGAGCGACGAGGCCGAAGCGTTCCGAGGCGTCAACTTCGCCGTCCTGATCGGCGGATCGCCGAGGAGAGAAGGGATGCAGAGGAAAGACCTGATCGCCAAGAACGTGCCCATCTACCAGTCCCAGGCCTCCGCGCTGCAGCAGCACGCTGCCCCAAACTGCAAGGTCCTTGTCGTGGCTAACCCTGCGAACACGAACGCGCTGGTGCTGAAGGAGTTCGCGCCCGCGGTGCCGGCCAAGAACATCACCTGCCTCACGCGGCTCGACCACAACCGCGCCCTGGGTCAGATCTCCGAGAAGCTGGGCGTGCACGTCGCCGACGTCAGGAACGCCATCGTGTGGGGGAACCACTCCTCCACGCAGTTCCCCGACGCCCGACACGCCACCGCTAGGACCCAGCACGGGGAGAAGCCCGTCGTGGAGCTCGTCGCCGACGAGAAATGGTAAACCGATCGATCTATCGCGCGTCCTGATCATCATCAGTGGATGATAGATGGAGCCTAGCGCCCTAGCTGCTGACATGTCGCTGCGATTGCAGGTTGAAGGAGGAGTTCGTCAGCGTCGTGCAGCAGCGCGGCGAGGCGGTGATCAAGGCACGCAAGCAGTCGAGCTCGCTGTCCGCCGCCAGCGCCGCCTGCGATCACATGAGAGACTGGATCCTTGGTACCCCGAAGGTCCAAAAcatgcttttttttttcatcaTCCAAGCACCATGCTCGTTTGAACTTTAGCTCTACTCTTATATGTTTGTCAGTGAAGGAGTGTCATTTTGGTCTACAGGGCACGTGGGTGTCTATGGGCGTGTACTCTGACGGGAGCTATGGCGTTCCCGAGGGGATCTTCTACTCGTTCCCGGTGACATGCGACAAGGGAGAGTGGTCTATCGTGCAGGGTGAGTTCTTATCATCATTATACCCAAGTTGGTAGCAACGGCAGCACCACGGTTCTTGACATGATCTGTTTGTTGTTCCAGGTCTTGAGGTTGATGACTTTGCACGGTCCAAGATGGAGCTTTCGGCGAACGAACTCGATGAAGAGAGGTCCATGGCGTACGAGTTCGTCAGCTCTTAAAGAGATCAGTAGATCACTTGTATATACACGAGTCATAATAATGTAAAGAACATGGTTATGAGCTTCAGACAATTGTTGCACAACCACTGAACCACCAATAAAGCAGACAGCGATGGATTGCTGTATATATATCCCTAAATATTGCTTTGATAAACAGGAACGACTGTCCCTAGTTGATAAATTACATGATCAGGAGACATAAAAAAGAGGAAAAAGTAGAACGTGGCATGGCGACGGTTATCTTCGATCCAGTAACAAGAACGCACAGCAGTTATCTTCCAAAGGGAACAGAGTACCATAATCACAAAAGATGGGGTAACCATTGTTATTGTACTTGTCCATTTGTCATTTTGGCAGATAATTGTAACTGCCCTGAGACTTTACTTGGACAGATGGTCATGTTATAGAGGGTAGAGGCACACCATATTCAAAGAACTAATAATCTCATTTACGAACAATAATTTACAGGCATGGCATATCACCAGTTGGCAACTCTCCTTGACGTGGCATCTGCCGAGACATGGCATCTCTACTGAGCCATGTCATCTATTTCGTTGTATATGCACTCTGCATCCCTGCCCTGTCAATTCCACCGTGTTTCTTTCAAAGCAATCATATGTTTTCATCCTTGTGTTGTCTACAGCATTTGCGGTGTCCGGTTTTCAGGTTGTGACCGATATATTTCTAGGTTTTCTTAAGCAGATGCAAGATGATGGAAATTCATGGAAGTCATCCTGTTTTGGTCTGATATCATCCGGCTCACCCATAAGACCCCTCTGAACTTTCTGTACCTTCCGTGAAAAGGTATCCCAGCCCAACTGATTCCGTGTCTGAAATAGTACATTGAGTTTCTTTGCATTTGGGCGAATAGTTCTCTTGTGGCCCATGTATCGCCTACACATTTGATGGAGTGTGGATGAGCAAAATATAGCATATTAGAAAACAATAAGGGAGCCTAGATAAactgtttggagatacaaattaacataataaatagtaaaaattttaaaaatgaaACACAGGCACTTGACGGTGTGTATAGAGCCTCAAGTTCTTGCATGACAATCCAATATATTCAACAGaagtatactccctccgtcccaaaataaatcaACTTTCAGAGTTATCCAAaaattggtcaaacttaagacaGTTTCCCTTGGGTGATTCTAGGAGTTGATTTATTTGTAAAGGAGGGCTACTTCAGAATATCCAAAGTATATGCAGAAAAAGAGGAGCACATACCTCCGGCCAGCTAAAACTTTGGCCATGTTCCCATTATTATTTGTAACAAAGACATCACTCTCATCACAAACAATGAAGTCAATTGCAGCCAGCCGTGAAGAAAAAGGAAGGAAGGGATTCAAATCATCCCCAGCAAGTTTCTCCTTAGTGTAGAAATTTGGGAAGAGTTCCCTAAGAGGTTGGAGAGTTTCATCTCCACCATATATTTCTCCAGAAGCAACATACAGAAGTGTATCATTGTCAAAACCAAGAGCTCGGAGCATTAACCCAACTTCATGTGGAGTCAGTGGGCATTTCCCCCTGCTGCGTTCCTCTTCAGCACTCAACTCCTGTTATTAATCAATGTAAAATCAATCCATCGCTCAAAACTTAAATCTGGTGACACAATCTGCCAAACAATGATTTCAACTTTCATAGAAGGATGAATGTGCGATTATATAATTTGGTGCATTTTTAGGACATATAAGAAAGACATAAGTCACATTCAATAACAAGGAAAAGCAAATAAAAtggaaaaaataataattatatacCAGTGGCAGACTAGTATTTGGACTTTTGGAGAATATACCATAGGGAAATCTCACCAAGTTTCAAGAGTCTTACAGGTAATGTATCCCATCGTTTCCTAATTTCACCCAattcctttctttctttttcaccgCCACCGTAGTAACAGCCAGAAAATGCAAGCATGTCAGGTTCAAACCTGATGAACAAGCAACAGTTATGCTCAAAAATTTGTACTTTCATGGTTAATCATAACTTTAATTATCAAAAGTCGCATTGAATTATCATAAACAACCAGAGTTTACCTCAAATGAATGGCGACATATCGCGTGTTCATGAGTCTCAGCTTTTGAACAAGTTTTTGACCCATGGCGTGTATAGAACTCGTGAATTTCAAAGCATGAAAATTTACTCGGCAACGCAACTTTTGCAAATCTTCATCAAGATCGCTACTGAGTCTATAATCAAACTTTGTTAATTGCAAAGCCTGAAAAGATTAAGACTGTTCAGTCAATAGGAAAGTACTGTCTACTTTTCATTTGTCTACAGTCACTTCATACTGAGATTTTTATTATGATGAATACACATAACAAAAATCTTCAAAAGGAAATTATAATATATGCTCGTGTTCAACCCAAAGGGCCACAATGGAACCATGCAACAGATAAACTATTGTATATAATAATGAACCGTTCATCTTAACACCCACCCATCCAAAATATTGTAATCAAACAGGACACTTAAAATGGAACAAATTGATAACTAAGATGATATAACTGACATGTCTTCCTTGCACATGATATATCACTACATAGACAGGCAGACAGCAACTAGGAAGAAAAAACAAGTATGCACTATATTACTATAAAAAACAACATGGAACATAAGTTTTCAGACCATTACACAGGTCTGACAGGTTACTTACTCGCCTTCGCATGAGTATTGGCAAAACTTCATCAATGTAAAACTCAGGCATTGATTTCCTAGGTGCACGCATGGTCCACGGTAGTTTATCCATTGACATCATTACTTCATAAGGGATCCTTTTGACAATACTTACATCCTTTGATAGGTAGGAAATGAACCAATCCACGTCAAAAATATCAGAGAAGTCACTGCATACGAAATTTGAAGTCAAGCCATTTTGGAACAGTAACATTCAGAAAACGTCCTCTAATTTCCAGTTTCCAATTCACCTGTCATCCTTCCAGAATGAGTGGTGGTCTAACTCAGGTACAACAAGTGTGGCATTCAAAATCCAGGCAACTACAACAGCATCTGTTATCTGCAAACTGAACATCATAAAGGTAACACAAGGGATGATAGAAACAAAGCAACCAGACCTTGGAAGACAATCATACCCCTATGCGCTGCTGATTCAGGCCCCCGCTTGTAGCTATCAACAAGTAACCAGTGGAACTGTTCTCTGGCACAGCAGCTGAAAGATGAACATGGAAAACCAGATTGTCATTTTTTTTCCCACAGTTTTAGTTCAAGAAAGGAAGTGAGTAACTATACAAACTAACATCTGAAATCTGCGCTTCTCCCACTGCATCCATAGTACATGCTGGAATACTTGGATTCCCAAATAT
Protein-coding sequences here:
- the LOC8083369 gene encoding uncharacterized protein At1g04910, which encodes MGRKPDAAAKSYYSGGGGAGASSPRAARKAPPSPVFLGTALFVLGFVSLFTGHVVTDADWARIRSRWRSKQHRNYEPIDIWESKYSSMYYGCSGRSADFRSAVPENSSTGYLLIATSGGLNQQRIGITDAVVVAWILNATLVVPELDHHSFWKDDSDFSDIFDVDWFISYLSKDVSIVKRIPYEVMMSMDKLPWTMRAPRKSMPEFYIDEVLPILMRRRALQLTKFDYRLSSDLDEDLQKLRCRVNFHALKFTSSIHAMGQKLVQKLRLMNTRYVAIHLRFEPDMLAFSGCYYGGGEKERKELGEIRKRWDTLPELSAEEERSRGKCPLTPHEVGLMLRALGFDNDTLLYVASGEIYGGDETLQPLRELFPNFYTKEKLAGDDLNPFLPFSSRLAAIDFIVCDESDVFVTNNNGNMAKVLAGRRRYMGHKRTIRPNAKKLNVLFQTRNQLGWDTFSRKVQKVQRGLMGEPDDIRPKQDDFHEFPSSCICLRKPRNISVTT
- the LOC8055966 gene encoding malate dehydrogenase, cytoplasmic, with product MMLPNSLLQRLASWCPWLLRDERKQPVKVLVTGAAGQIGYAIVAMIARGLMLGPDQPVVLHMLDLPKSAETLNGVRMELIDAALPLLRGVVATSDEAEAFRGVNFAVLIGGSPRREGMQRKDLIAKNVPIYQSQASALQQHAAPNCKVLVVANPANTNALVLKEFAPAVPAKNITCLTRLDHNRALGQISEKLGVHVADVRNAIVWGNHSSTQFPDARHATARTQHGEKPVVELVADEKWLKEEFVSVVQQRGEAVIKARKQSSSLSAASAACDHMRDWILGTPKGTWVSMGVYSDGSYGVPEGIFYSFPVTCDKGEWSIVQGLEVDDFARSKMELSANELDEERSMAYEFVSS